One window from the genome of Xenorhabdus bovienii SS-2004 encodes:
- a CDS encoding alanine/glycine:cation symporter family protein, with the protein MTDLINFINNMLWDYVLLYLLLGVGLYFTLRTGLIQLRHFGHMFSVLKNSNKSDDSGISSFQALCTSLAARVGTGNLAGVAIAITAGGPGAIFWMWVVAFIGMATSFVESTLAQLYKTKDDQGNYRGGPAYYMEKGLKKRWMGVLFSVFLIIAFGLVFNSVQANSIAEAAAFAFHVKPIYVGIVLVIISGAIIFGGLRSIARVAELIVPFMAGAYLLLAFWVIGHNIERIPEVFALIIKSAFGLQEAIAGTLGYGISQAMIQGVQRGLFSNEAGMGSAPNAAASASPYPPHPASQGYVQMLGVFMDTIVICSATAVIILSSGILNENVTAISGIELTQRALSSAVGHWGTTFIAIAIFCFAFTSIIANYAYAESNMIFLERNHTAGLFILRLATLGMVMFGSLAEVPLVWNMANLSMACMAIVNLIAILLLSGIAIKLAKDYNQQRKAGQLPTFDINMYPELQKEVEEGIWDNKLSQDSQKCSH; encoded by the coding sequence TTGACGGATCTGATTAACTTCATTAACAACATGCTTTGGGACTACGTATTATTATATTTACTCCTTGGAGTTGGCCTTTACTTCACACTGCGCACTGGTCTTATACAGCTTCGTCATTTTGGCCACATGTTTTCAGTCTTGAAAAATAGTAATAAGTCAGATGATTCTGGCATTTCATCTTTTCAGGCTTTATGTACTAGCCTTGCAGCACGTGTTGGAACGGGTAATCTGGCGGGAGTTGCAATTGCGATTACGGCTGGTGGGCCTGGCGCTATTTTTTGGATGTGGGTAGTCGCCTTTATTGGTATGGCAACTTCTTTTGTGGAAAGCACACTTGCCCAGTTGTACAAGACGAAGGACGATCAAGGGAATTATCGTGGCGGCCCTGCCTACTATATGGAGAAAGGGTTGAAGAAGCGATGGATGGGGGTATTGTTTTCAGTCTTCCTTATTATCGCGTTTGGTCTTGTATTTAATTCTGTTCAGGCAAACTCAATTGCGGAAGCAGCTGCTTTTGCCTTTCATGTCAAACCTATTTATGTCGGTATTGTATTAGTCATTATCAGTGGCGCGATTATTTTCGGCGGGTTGCGTTCGATTGCACGGGTTGCGGAATTAATTGTACCATTTATGGCTGGTGCTTATTTGTTACTGGCGTTTTGGGTTATTGGTCACAATATTGAGCGTATTCCAGAAGTATTTGCATTAATTATCAAAAGTGCCTTTGGTCTTCAGGAAGCGATTGCGGGAACATTGGGTTATGGCATTTCTCAGGCGATGATTCAGGGTGTTCAAAGGGGGCTATTCTCGAATGAAGCGGGGATGGGTTCTGCACCAAACGCGGCGGCTTCCGCATCTCCATATCCGCCACATCCAGCCTCTCAGGGCTATGTGCAGATGCTGGGGGTATTTATGGATACGATTGTTATCTGTAGTGCAACCGCTGTCATTATCCTGTCTTCTGGTATTCTCAATGAAAATGTGACTGCTATCAGTGGAATTGAATTGACTCAGCGGGCATTATCATCGGCTGTTGGGCATTGGGGAACGACATTCATTGCCATTGCAATTTTCTGTTTTGCTTTTACATCGATTATTGCCAACTATGCTTATGCTGAAAGTAACATGATATTCCTGGAGCGTAACCACACCGCAGGTTTGTTTATCCTACGCTTGGCTACGTTAGGCATGGTGATGTTTGGTTCGTTGGCAGAAGTGCCATTAGTCTGGAATATGGCGAACTTATCGATGGCATGTATGGCGATTGTTAACTTGATTGCTATTCTTTTGCTATCAGGTATTGCGATAAAGCTGGCTAAGGACTACAACCAGCAGAGAAAAGCAGGGCAGTTGCCGACATTCGATATCAATATGTATCCAGAACTTCAGAAGGAAGTTGAAGAAGGCATCTGGGATAATAAGCTATCTCAGGACAGCCAAAAGTGTAGTCATTGA
- a CDS encoding PliI family lysozyme inhibitor of I-type lysozyme yields MYLCKILKIAVIPALLVLSLSTPALAKDAALINLPDKRFAVISVSDLESRSIGSYSIAVFKDRDLTEFETGAVFSRDGSVFEDNNKPRVTFADINGDGVKELIVYKLTAGSGNYLEVDALKITDKNVRFLARINTDSKHDPIQLLRILCKKGQCTGQLHH; encoded by the coding sequence ATGTATTTGTGTAAAATACTAAAAATTGCTGTTATCCCTGCTCTACTCGTTCTATCACTATCAACCCCGGCTCTCGCAAAAGACGCAGCATTGATTAATTTACCTGATAAGAGATTTGCCGTCATATCCGTTAGCGATCTGGAAAGTAGATCAATCGGCAGCTACTCTATCGCTGTTTTCAAAGATCGGGATCTGACGGAATTCGAAACCGGAGCTGTTTTTTCCCGTGATGGTTCGGTGTTCGAAGATAACAATAAGCCAAGAGTGACATTTGCAGATATTAACGGTGATGGCGTCAAAGAGTTGATTGTGTACAAACTTACGGCAGGCTCTGGGAATTATCTTGAAGTTGATGCACTCAAGATAACAGATAAAAATGTCAGATTCCTCGCCCGAATCAATACAGATAGTAAACATGACCCAATTCAGTTACTCCGCATCCTGTGTAAAAAAGGCCAGTGCACAGGTCAGCTACACCATTAA
- the prfH gene encoding peptide chain release factor H gives MILLQISAAQGPDECALAVRKALERLIDEADELGIMVNILEKESGRRSRTLRSVMVAIQGENEQQFFERWDGTIKWICASPWRKGDGRKNWFIGVAQFKPLQQIMESEIRFETLRASGPGGQHVNKTESAIRAVHIASGISVKVQSERSQHANRRLACLLLEHRLQQQQDMHQAQLKAERRLFHNQIERGNPVRTFAGMQFSPQI, from the coding sequence ATGATATTGTTGCAGATTTCCGCTGCTCAGGGGCCAGATGAATGTGCGCTGGCCGTCAGAAAGGCTTTGGAACGGTTGATCGATGAAGCCGACGAATTAGGTATTATGGTCAATATATTGGAGAAAGAGTCAGGGAGGCGTTCTCGTACATTACGTTCTGTGATGGTTGCTATTCAGGGCGAAAATGAACAGCAGTTTTTTGAGCGCTGGGACGGAACCATCAAATGGATTTGTGCAAGCCCGTGGCGAAAAGGAGACGGCCGTAAAAACTGGTTTATTGGTGTGGCGCAGTTTAAGCCTTTACAGCAAATAATGGAAAGTGAAATACGTTTTGAAACATTGAGAGCCTCAGGTCCTGGTGGGCAACATGTCAACAAAACAGAATCAGCAATTCGGGCAGTGCATATTGCTAGTGGAATTAGTGTCAAGGTACAGTCAGAGCGCAGCCAACATGCTAATCGGCGGCTTGCCTGTTTGTTATTGGAGCATCGGCTACAGCAGCAACAGGATATGCATCAGGCCCAACTTAAGGCTGAACGACGTTTGTTTCACAATCAAATAGAAAGGGGTAATCCTGTACGTACCTTTGCAGGTATGCAGTTTAGTCCGCAAATTTGA